From the genome of Phaeodactylum tricornutum CCAP 1055/1 chromosome 13, whole genome shotgun sequence, one region includes:
- a CDS encoding predicted protein: protein MVFTLLKNLTYILTSALTVRFDGSLRYPSDPGFPVNTLGRLSACAVSLHNCKEQNILGGRLLNANVLTTSAEAEYEGILLGLEGLMDLYQGRLKQIAAPPSGATIMFEGDCKTVINQLRRKARPRKLQKYFDEATSIIEKIPWKIEFRHIPRTENLLCDRLCGKILSDHEAGYYSLVRQELATLTQFFEEERKSAESGKFETLLQMFLNRHFSEGRSLIPYSKRPKLYRNIAKVACERRDFLALIRVGQLLEIEARTVWPSILQAIDKNSNIECEVLSTGAPAIGVECVDDDTLLVEGVVYQLVGQRSLGMGDFKEVLRQQRRHRNLLQRLDLHVTAVEQRLNEWTTPNLTVEDETQATNVDIDVHSHILEEFPLDVIDWCERASESEGWYDTGTFWHISGT, encoded by the coding sequence ATGGTCTTCACTTTACTCAAAAATCTCACCTATATCCTTACCAGCGCGCTTACAGTACGATTTGATGGATCGCTTCGCTACCCGTCCGATCCGGGCTTTCCCGTTAACACTCTAGGTCGACTTTCGGCCTGCGCTGTCTCCCTTCACAACTGCAAAGAACAAAACATTCTCGGTGGTCGACTCTTGAACGCGAACGTTCTAACGACCTCTGCCGAAGCGGAGTACGAGGGGATACTGCTAGGGCTAGAAGGCTTAATGGACTTATACCAAGGGCGTCTGAAGCAAATCGCTGCGCCCCCATCGGGTGCCACGATCATGTTTGAAGGCGACTGTAAAACTGTAATCAACCAGCTACGACGCAAAGCTCGCCCTCGAAAACTACAAAAATACTTCGACGAGGCAACAAGTATAATCGAGAAAATCCCGTGGAAGATTGAGTTTCGGCATATTCCGAGAACGGAAAACCTTCTATGCGATCGACTATGTGGAAAGATACTATCGGATCATGAAGCAGGCTACTACTCGCTTGTTCGACAGGAATTGGCCACCTTGACACAATTCTTCGAGGAAGAACGTAAGTCCGCCGAGAGCGGAAAGTTTGAAACTTTGCTGCAAATGTTTTTGAACCGACATTTCTCGGAAGGTAGAAGCCTCATTCCCTATTCAAAACGTCCTAAGTTGTACCGGAACATCGCGAAGGTGGCTTGTGAACGTCGCGACTTTTTGGCGCTGATAAGGGTAGGTCAACTTTTGGAGATTGAAGCTCGTACTGTTTGGCCGTCTATACTACAAGCGATCGACAAGAATTCGAATATTGAATGTGAGGTTTTGTCCACCGGTGCTCCAGCGATTGGTGTCGAGTgtgtcgacgacgataccttgCTAGTAGAAGGTGTCGTCTATCAGCTTGTTGGACAGCGGTCATTGGGTATGGGTGATTTCAAGGAAGTACTCCGACAACAGCGTCGACACCGTAATCTTTTACAGCGCCTCGATCTACATGTGACTGCAGTCGAACAACGGCTGAATGAATGGACTACGCCAAATTTAACAGTAGAGGATGAGACACAAGCAACCAATGTAGATATCGacgttcacagtcacataTTGGAAGAATTCCCACTCGATGTCATAGACTGGTGCGAAAGAGCGTCAGAAAGCGAGGGCTGGTACGATACCGGTACCTTTTGGCATATCTCTGGGACCTAG
- a CDS encoding predicted protein yields the protein MLTTLTRRVASLSVQRTERVREDTSILEDGQTLYRLSCRLPHVPEQDRVSVFLLYFSFPAARAFSAKPDLSPGENVIVPLIANSLEFCLSSPPPLHQFNEAPLVVETEHLELFPGKEAEEVLAMQGHEVTDIIGKEKWVKNDPEKYEGLIPQNEEWTEFVDEKTGEWVYLDEYGNRVDKA from the exons ATGTTGACTACCCTCACTCGTCGGGTAGCTTCCCTGTCGGTCCAGCGCACAG AAAGAGTACGGGAGGATACGTCGATATTGGAAGACGGACAGACTCTTTATCGGCTTTCGTGCCGGCTCCCGCATGTCCCCGAACAAGACCGAGTCTCTGTTTTCCTGCTGTACTTTTCATTCCCTG CCGCTCGTGCCTTTTCGGCCAAGCCCGACTTGAGCCCCGGTGAGAATGTGATCGTTCCTTTGATTGCCAACTCGTTGGAATTCTGCCTTTCGAGTCCTCCGCCGCTCCATCAGTTCAATGAAGCACCGCTTGTAGTTGAAACGGAGCATCTGGAGCTATTCCCTGGGAAAGAAGCGGAGGAAGTATTGGCGATGCAGGGACACGAAGTTACCGACATTATTGGAAAGGAAAAATGGGTCAAGAACGATCCCGAGAAGTACGAGGGCTTGATTCCGCAGAACGAGGAGTGGACTGAGTTTGTCGATGAGAAGACGGGCGAATGGGTCTATCTTGACGAATATGGCAATCGTGTGGACAAAGCCTGA
- a CDS encoding predicted protein encodes MANQRAAAELASLLWTLAHEMSVEDFGAVESEVFTLVFALVHAPDKESRMAGLAALDGLLVAPSADEEKKAIKFANALSTGLRAANGDYEFFSAVSKALGHMAMRISNVDFVEAEVTRALEWLRTGRSDRSLLRLRRLAASLSLKEFAIHAPTTFHSKTSQSTLGQGGSNEFLDTIFQSIRDPQPIVRVCAADALSQCLRILVDRRHLSLTGLLCQIHFSTMEGLQEATKKQSWHAASESEAAKHGSLLVVGTMLAYTREFLLPRFEEICRAVLACSKNPKVLIRLEVVRLIPKLAACCSSVFGRRYLEQSLVFLIDNVSSPASLRDNVDIRPSVYDAIGDLIMAMSDENTGRRLEEIFAVVRKGLHAPTSRSSVGHTLCPALHCASSLVEALKDLALPYLDGVIDDMFQSGLSIDLIQCLHSIAQSIPMYKDEIEDRMLQEVSLSLAGNRRSSDHTLGSSYPAGAASTTESSNVHINMNNDAKTTKLLVLSLQTFASFSNSTAQVTLSGKIIPLMPFVQDVTARYLLHPSNEVRRAAALACCVLLIPHGSIFASAGSCSGLIIEDVLEALLRAAVSDSSAVVRLCVVRALDTRYDPFLCQTHHLQDLFLVLQDETLATRVAGLQLLGRLASLNPAPILPVLRRFLNDLVVELQCGVDTGRGREEATRLLVVFLRVKPLQRLIHPVLATLVGALPLTGAAPPRLASASLEALGELAQATGTALQPWVNDIIPHVLNTMKDQSSASKQRTSLRTLGQIAGSTGYVVRLYLDYPNLLSQATDILPATKRAPWTLRREVIRTLGIIGALDPDRYYSVASKARKGGVQYAMVAQPVSNLSPAKRMTPSEEDFYPTVSIQALMRIFRDSTLTVHHGMVIQAIMFIFKSLGVRCVPFLGKVLPHMILTIRHCPSNLKESLFIQLSNLTLVVKAHLRIFVDDIFDIVEQFWDSRHLSIILKLLSNIAIGVPDAFRQFVPRFIRRLLTSLDELQVADWSTAKQSLLPQNGRAESEKLSHILKSISKLNSMLREYLHILIPALLKLADSLASLSFNGATTTTISILDGFSVLNCRTLSALIESQAPAPNPVALALFTGLSCTPPINSENGLPSRVVQPLVRIFRETPPRSLAVGLSMVETLFDEHPVAPALRASFSVSNRQKVNQGNLQRAWDVSQRSSREDWDEWMRRFAIQLLREAPSPALRASANLAHAYQPLARELFSAAFACCWKELSHPYRTDLLSALETAFVADISPEILLALLNLAEFMEHDPSGGLPIDISILADLALKCRAYAKALHYKEREYRNGGSGSCVEALISINRKLDLQEGALGILKASAIDDEDASKQSGWWLAKLGNWTEALEVYREKLKSDPHDFEAIVGCMRCLDASGEWRKVLDLAEQNWTALSQHRCIVRMCAQAAWRLGQWDDLEKYSSQLTCVGFDGAFYSAVLHVHRQDWSHAADAIDAARKAMDSRFTALLAESYSRAYPSMVTAQMLSEMEEIIEYMKTEERSRIEIDHHPANRQSIERARERLISVWKDRLAGCRMDSEAHASILAVRSLVIGPEDDVDAVLTLSKLSRQAERHKFAERVLLDPLHSLKIQHTFYFAYVKHLWYTGEKHEATRRLEHLCDVVDMVSHCERINETSLRVACWLEYGEWKLSTTTSLGSSMSPQFQLDVLTSLKRATQPDDCGYKAWHGWSLLNFRIALQLNDRHHLSSQADAQRPGASFDKSIRNHVVAAVRGFVNAINLGTIKQSASVQQDLLNLLTCLFKFGSLQDVAVVLNECVSSVAIEAWLGVLPQLLARIHIKDPAIRSVLHPLLTRLGEKHPQALMYQLSVLLKSPVVERRTAAESLMNSLKSHSSDLVEESLMVSSELIRVAILWSETWHAGLENASAFFYVENNIAAMLDQLHSLHGEFEKEPETSMERDFAEAHGGNIRQAYDCIKKYIQLSSNDDENLSPEQKDSRREEAETFLHKAWDSYYVVFRPINQDLKSMSLLRLPECSPALSRARNLELGVPGSYRVDGSYVRIQKFVQRVSIINSKQRPRKVTLRGSDGKHYVFLLKGHEDLRQDERVMQLFGLVNALLVRDPQTKNQDLMIKRYTISPLSHNCGLVGWVPHCDTMHALIRDYREAKKVPMNIENREMMKTAPDYDLLTGMQKVEVFTDALQKTPGKGDDLAEIFWLKSTNSEEWLERRTKYTRSLAVMSMVGYILGLGDRHPSNLMIDKLSGRVLHIDFGDCFEIAMVRDKYPERVPFRLTRMLVKAMEVSGIEGTYRSTCERTMNLLRSSRDTLVAMLEAFVHDPLISWRLVNFITGGASARVATETSIARSRMERSLMGVMGGENGVVHEEALNVKALQVIRRVEDKLSGTDFPDCEGEPLDVSDQVQRLIVQATSSENLCQLFIGWCAFW; translated from the exons ATGGCGAATCAGCGGGCAGCTGCAGAGTTGGCATCTCTGCTTTGGACGCTTGCGCACGAAATGAGTGTGGAAGATTTTGGTGCCGTTGAAAGCGAAGTTTTTACGCTCGTGTTCGCTCTCGTGCACGCTCCGGACAAAGAAAGTCGTATGGCCGGTTTGGCCGCCTTGGATGGATTGTTGGTGGCACCGAGTGCGgacgaagagaaaaaggccaTCAAGTTCGCTAACGCCTTGAGTACAGGGCTGCGAGCAGCGAATGGCGACTATGAATTTTTTTCCGCCGTGTCGAAAGCGCTGGGTCATATGGCGATGCGCATTTCGAACGTGGATTTTGTCGAGGCCGAAGTTACCCGAGCGCTGGAATGGTTGCGCACCGGACGTTCAGATAGAAG CCTGCTTCGTCTACGAAGACTCGCGGCCTCTTTGTCACTCAAAGAATTTGCAATCCACGCTCCTACCACCTTTCATTCTAAGACCAGTCAATCGACGCTAGGACAGGGCGGTTCCAACGAGTTTTTGGATACCATTTTTCAGTCAATACGTGATCCACAACCCATCGTGCGAGTCTGTGCTGCTGACGCTCTTTCACAATGTTTGCGCATTTTGGTAGATCGTAGACATCTTTCTCTAACTGGACTATTGTGTCAGATTCACTTCTCTACAATGGAAGGTCTTCAAGAAGCGACCAAGAAGCAATCTTGGCACGCGGCTTCGGAATCTGAAGCAGCCAAGCACGGGTCGCTCTTAGTAGTCGGAACAATGCTGGCGTACACTCGCGAATTCCTACTGCCTCGTTTCGAAGAAATATGTCGAGCAGTCTTAGCTTGCTCCAAAAACCCAAAAGTTTTGATCCGTTTGGAGGTCGTTCGGTTGATTCCTAAGTTAGCTGCTTGCTGCTCTAGTGTGTTTGGCCGCCGGTATTTGGAGCAAAGCTTAGTCTTTTTGATTGACAACGTATCTAGCCCAGCATCTCTCCGCGACAACGTCGATATACGTCCTTCCGTCTATGACGCTATTGGCGATTTGATTATGGCAATGAGCGATGAGAATACTGGAAGG AGGCTGGAGGAAATCTTCGCCGTTGTTCGGAAAGGGCTGCACGCTCCAACATCTCGAAGCTCTGTCGGTCACACCTTATGTCCGGCACTGCATTGCGCCTCAAGCCTTGTCGAGGCGCTGAAAGACTTGGCTCTGCCTTATTTGGATGGCGTTATCGATGACATGTTCCAATCGGGTTTGAGTATTGATTTGATTCAGTGTTTGCACTCTATCGCTCAGAGCATTCCGATGTATAAAGATGAAATTGAAGATCGCATGTTACAAGAAGTATCTCTGTCTCTGGCTGGGAATAGA CGTTCCAGTGATCATACTCTTGGATCGAGCTATCCTGCGGGTGCAGCCTCAACTACTGAGTCTTCGAATGTGCATATTAATATGAACAATGATGCAAAAACGACCAAATTGTTGGTCCTGAGTCTTCAGACTTTCGCATCATTTTCAAACTCGACGGCCCAAGTGACTTTGTCTGGGAAGATTATTCCGCTTATGCCTTTCGTTCAAGATGTTACAGCACGATATCTATTGCACCCATCGAACGAGGTACGCCGGGCGGCAGCGCTGGCATGCTGCGTCCTGCTGATTCCCCATGGTTCTATCTTTGCCAGTGCTGGGAGCTGCAGTGGTTTAATTATAGAGGATGTTCTGGAAGCTCTTCTGAGAGCTGCCGTTTCGGATAGCTCTGCTGTTGTTCGCCTCTGCGTTGTTCGTGCGTTGGATACGCGATACGACCCTTTTCTGTGTCAGACACACCATCTGCAAGACCTGTTCCTTGTGCTACAAGATGAAACATTGGCAACAAGAGTTGCTGGTCTTCAATTACTTGGTCGTCTTGCAAGTCTGAATCCTGCTCCAATTCTTCCGGTTCTCCGGAGGTTTTTAAACGATCTTGTCGTTGAATTGCAGTGTGGAGTCGATACGGGAAGAGGCCGAGAAGAAGCGACACGCTTGCTCGTCGTTTTTCTACGCGTGAAGCCTTTGCAACGGTTGATTCATCCAGTACTTGCTACACTCGTTGGGGCACTTCCTCTGACAGGTGCTGCACCACCGCGATTAGCTTCGGCGTCTTTGGAGGCACTCGGTGAGCTTGCACAAGCTACAGGTACAGCCTTGCAGCCGTGGGTCAATGATATTATTCCTCATGTTCTGAATACAATGAAGGACCAAAGCAGCGCCAGTAAGCAGAGGACTAGTCTCAGAACTCTTGGTCAGATTGCTGGCTCAACTGGGTACGTTGTCCGTCTCTATCTTGACTATCCGAATCTTTTAAGTCAAGCGACAGATATCTTGCCGGCCACAAAGCGAGCTCCATGGACTCTTCGTCGGGAAGTTATCCGTACATTGGGGATTATTGGTGCTTTAGATCCTGACCGGTATTATTCTGTAGCTTCTAAGGCCCGAAAAGGAGGCGTT CAATACGCTATGGTTGCACAACCTGTATCCAATCTTTCCCCTGCGAAGCGTATGACACCATCTGAAGAAGATTTCTATCCGACAGTCTCTATACAGGCACTGATGCGAATTTTTCGCGACTCGACGCTTACTGTGCATCACGGTATGGTTATTCAGGCAATTATGTTTATCTTCAAGTCCCTGGGCGTGCGGTGTGTTCCATTCCTGGGAAAAGTTCTGCCCCACATGATATTGACAATACGACACTGCCCCTCGAATCTGAAAGAGTCACTTTTCATTCAACTCTCCAACCTAACCTTGGTTGTAAAGGCTCATCTGCGAATATTTGTTGACGACATTTTCGATATTGTAGAACAGTTTTGGGACTCAAGACACCTCTCTATTATTTTGAAGTTGCTCTCAAATATAGCAATTGGAGTACCGGATGCCTTTAGGCAATTCGTCCCCCGCTTCATTCGGCGTCTCCTTACATCACTTGATGAGCTACAAGTTGCTGACTGGTCCACAGCTAAACAAAGCTTGCTTCCCCAAAATGGTAGGGCCGAGTCGGAAAAGCTCAGTCATATTTTGAAGAGCATTTCAAAGCTCAACAGCATGTTAAGGGAATACTTGCACATTCTGATTCCCGCTCTCTTGAAGCTTGCTGACTCACTAGCTTCGTTATCCTTCAACGGTGCGACGACCACTACGATATCTATTTTGGATGGCTTCTCCGTACTGAATTGTAGGACACTGTCAGCGCTGATAGAGAGCCAGGCGCCGGCACCAAATCCAGTCGCACTGGCTCTGTTCACAGGTCTAAGCTGCACTCCACCGATAAACTCCGAAAATGGACTTCCGTCTCGCGTTGTCCAGCCATTGGTTAGAATTTTTCGAGAAACGCCACCGCGAAGTCTTGCTGTAGGCCTATCGATGGTGGAAACACTCT TCGATGAACATCCCGTTGCTCCTGCTCTTCGCGCATCTTTCTCGGTCTCAAATAGACAGAAAGTTAATCAAGGGAATCTGCAACGAGCCTGGGATGTATCGCAACGATCATCTCGCGAGGACTGGGACGAGTGGATGAGGAGATTTGCAATCCAGCTACTACGTGAAGCACCATCGCCGGCCCTACGAGCAAGCGCGAATCTTGCTCATGCATATCAACCTTTGGCGAGAGAGCTTTTCAgtgctgcatttgcttgcTGCTGGAAAGAATTGAGTCATCCGTACCGGACAGACCTACTTAGTGCGCTGGAGACCGCCTTCGTTGCTGATATTTCCCCGGAAATTCTTTTGGCGCTACTAAACCTGGCTGAGTTTATGGAACATGACCCAAGTGGAGGTCTCCCTATTGACATTTCAATCTTGGCAGATTTAGCATTGAAGTGTCGGGCGTACGCCAAAGCGCTGCACTACAAAGAACGGGAGTACAGGAACGGAGGATCAGGTTCCTGTGTGGAAGCGCTAATCAGTATCAATCGGAAGTTGGATCTTCAAG AGGGTGCGCTAGGGATTTTGAAGGCTTCCGCGATTGACGATGAGGATGCATCCAAGCAATCG GGTTGGTGGCTGGCCAAGCTTGGCAActggacagaagcgctggAGGTATATCGCGAGAAGCTGAAGAGCGACCCTCACGATTTTGAAGCTATTGTAGGATGCATGAGGTGCCTTGATGCGAGCGGCGAGTGGCGTAAAGTGCTTGATCTTGCTGAGCAAAATTGGACAGCTTTGAGCCAGCATCGATGTATCG TCCGAATGTGCGCCCAAGCTGCCTGGAGACTAGGTCAATGGGATGATCTCGAAAAGTACTCATCTCAGCTGACTTGTG TCGGATTTGATGGCGCGTTTTACAGTGCGGTTTTGCATGTTCATCGCCAAGACTGGTCTCACGCCGCTGATGCTATTGATGCTGCTAGGAAAGCAATGGACAGTAGATTCACCGCGTTGCTGGCTGAATCATATAGTCGGGCATACCCTAGCATGGTGACGGCCCAGATGCTATCGGAGATGGAAGAAATTATTGAGTACATGAAAACTGAAGAGAGGTCAAGAATCGAAATTGACCATCACCCGGCAAATCGGCAGAGCATAGAAAGGGCTCGGGAGAGGCTAATATCTGTTTGGAAGGATCGACTAGCAGGGTGCCGTATGGATTCTGAAGCCCACGCGTCGATTCTTGCGGTCAGATCACTGGTGATCGGACCGGAAGATGACGTAGATGCCGTGCTAACGCTGAGTAAATTATCGAGGCAGGCCGAACGCCACAAGTTTGCAGAACGCGTTTTACTCGACCCTTTGCATTC GCTCAAGATTCAGCATACTTTTTATTTTGCTTATGTTAAGCATTTGTGGTATACTGGTGAAAAGCATGAAGCAACCAGGCGTTTAGAGCATCTGTGTGATGTTGTAGATATGGTCTCACATTGCGAACGGATTAATGAAACGTCGCTAAGAGTTGCATGTTGGCTGGAATACGGGGAGTGGAAgctgtcaacaacaacttCGCTTGGGTCATCCATGAGTCCGCAATTTCAACTAGATGTGTTGACGTCTTTGAAGCGGGCAACCCAGCCGGACGACTGCGGGTATAAAGCATGGCACGGGTGGTCGCTTTTGAACTTTCGCATTGCCTTGCAACTCAACGACCGGCATCATTTATCGTCGCAAGCGGATGCTCAACGCCCAGGCGCAAGCTTCGATAAGAGTATTCGGAATCatgttgttgctgcagtCCGAGGGTTTGTGAACGCAATCAACTTAGGCACCATTAAACAGAGCGCCTCGGTGCAACAAGATTTATTGAACTTGTTGACTTGCctcttcaagtttggcagttTGCAGGACGTCGCGGTTGTCTTGAATGAATGCGTGAGCTCCGTCGCCATCGAAGCTTGGCTGGGCGTTCTTCCTCAGCTATTGGCTCGAATACATATAAAGGACCCCGCCATAAGATCCGTCCTGCACCCCCTGCTTACACGTCTCGGTGAGAAGCACCCTCAAGCATTGATGTACCAGCTTTCCGTTCTTCTCAAAAGCCCTGTCGTTGAGCGGAGAACCGCTGCAGAGAGCTTGATGAACTCACTGAAGTCACATTCAAGTGATCTAGTGGAAGAGTCTCTGATGGTTTCATCAGAGCTAATCAGGGTGGCGATCCTTTGGTCTGAAACGTGGCACGCTGGACTAGAGAATGCCTCAGCGTTTTTCTACGTTGAAAATAACATAGCTGCGATGCTGGACCAGCTGCACTCTCTACATGGTGAATTTGAGAAGGAGCCAGAAACGAGTATGGAGAGAGACTTTGCGGAAGCCCATGGAGGAAACATTCGGCAAGCATACGACTGTATTAAGAAATACATACAGCTGAGCTCCAACGATGACGAGAATTTATCGCCAGAGCAGAAAGACTCTCGCCGTGAAGAAGCCGAAACTTTTTTACACAAAGCTTGGGATTCATACTACGTTGTCTTTCGACCGATCAACCAGGATCTGAAATCGATGTCGCTTCTTAGGCTACCAGAGTGTTCTCCGGCGCTCAGTCGAGCCCGAAATTTGGAACTTGGAGTACCAGGATCGTATCGCGTCGATGGTTCCTACGTAAGGATTCAGAAGTTCGTTCAGCGCGTTAGCATTATCAATAGCAAGCAGAGGCCCCGTAAAGTGACGTTGCGAGGGAGCGACGGGAAACACTACGTATTCCTCCTCAAAGGTCACGAGGATCTCCGTCAAGATGAGCGTGTCATGCAGCTGTTTGGTCTCGTGAATGCACTGTTGGTTCGGGACCCGCAGACGAAGAATCAAGATTTGATGATCAAGCGATACACCATTTCGCCTTTGTCACACAATTGCGGCCTCGTCGGCTGGGTGCCTCACTGCGACACTATGCATGCGTTGATTCGAGACTATCGCGAAGCCAAAAAAGTTCCTATGAACATCGAGAAtcgagaaatgatgaaaacCGCACCGGATTACGACCTTTTGACGGGAATGCAAAAGGTGGAAGTTTTTACTGATGCGCTACAAAAAACACCTGGTAAAGGGGACGATCTGGCTGAAATTTTTTGGCTAAAGAGCACAAACAGTGAGGAATGGCTCGAGCGGCGCACCAAGTATACGCGGAGTTTGGCAGTCATGTCGATGGTGGGCTACATTCTCGGTCTCGGAGATCGCCACCCTTCCAATCTCATGATTGATAAGCTTTCCGGTCGCGTCTTGCACATTGATTTCGGGGACTGTTTCGAGATTGCCATGGTGCGCGACAAGTACCCTGAGCGAGTTCCATTCCGCCTCACGCGTATGCTAGTCAAAGCTATGGAGGTCTCGGGAATCGAAGGGACCTACCGCAGTACGTGCGAAAGGACAATGAACCTTCTTCGCTCTAGTCGTGATACGTTAGTCGCTATGCTTGAAGCGTTTGTGCACGACCCTCTGATTAGTTGGCGGTTGGTGAACTT TATTACAGGGGGTGCGTCGGCACGAGTGGCGACGGAAACTTCCATAGCACGATCCCGCATGGAGCGATCGCTTATGGGAGTGATGGGCGGGGAGAACGGGGTCGTGCATGAGGAAGCGTTGAACGTCAAGGCTCTGCAAGTTATTCGACGAGTTGAAGACAAACTGTCCGGTACGGACTTTCCGGATTGCGAAGGCGAGCCGCTGGATGTGTCAGACCAAGTCCAGCGGCTGATTGTACAAGCGACGAGTTCCGAAAATTTATGCCAGCTCTTTATTGGATGGTGTGCGTTTTGGTAA
- a CDS encoding predicted protein, protein MRITTTTLFVGIVHGAWLQAPLPTCAFPWTIPRSRTGTMGSPSRLSTASAFRLDSQPPKHSRLEGNLRNPTPEELAVMDEMIHKLADAKLYDLPNAVRRAFRVVSSPPFFLRIAQLSDQAANDTDREKLAVLAANLVTTLETVVETTEEQLDERAQEVERVVKAAAEPDTGEFLVPLLPVRVKAMREQLDKLEESSLDESFLSTVDAWMNKSHQDGMDLMVGILQKVLQLYAGRQVSRALDRQADQGVPVSPAHGVFRKLLETDADAWDAVLAQASRDELAVTHKHTMKVMESLVLSLETGSMAQRVQAEYLKELANRIESVQTKA, encoded by the coding sequence ATGCGaatcacaacaacgacacTTTTCGTGGGGATCGTCCACGGGGCGTGGCTTCAGGCTCCACTACCGACCTGTGCCTTTCCTTGGACGATCCCGCGATCCCGCACCGGCACAATGGGATCGCCGTCTCGATTGTCGACGGCATCCGCCTTTCGACTCGACAGCCAACCCCCGAAGCATTCGCGTCTCGAAGGAAATCTCCGCAATCCGACTCCGGAAGAACTCGCCGTCATGGACGAAATGATACACAAACTAGCCGACGCCAAACTATACGACCTCCCCAACGCTGTCCGACGAGCCTTTCGGGTCGTCTCCAGTCCCCCATTCTTTCTGCGCATCGCGCAACTCAGCGACCAAGCCGCCAACGACACTGACCGGGAAAAACTTGCCGTCCTCGCGGCGAATCTCGTCACCACGCTGGAAACCGTCGTGGAAACGACGGAGGAACAACTCGACGAACGCGCCCAGGAAGTCGAACGCGTCGTCAAGGCCGCCGCCGAACCCGACACGGGAGAATTCCTCGTACCACTACTACCCGTGCGCGTAAAAGCAATGCGGGAACAACTGGACAAGTTGGAAGAATCGTCCTTGGACGAAAGCTTCCTCTCTACCGTGGACGCCTGGATGAACAAGTCGCACCAGGACGGTATGGATCTCATGGTTGGTATTCTGCAAAAGGTTCTGCAACTCTACGCTGGTCGGCAAGTCTCGCGGGCACTGGATCGGCAGGCGGATCAAGGAGTGCCAGTATCGCCGGCACACGGGGTCTTTCGGAAACTTTTGGAAACCGACGCGGATGCCTGGGATGCCGTACTGGCGCAGGCCTCACGCGACGAGCTAGCCGTCACGCACAAGCATACCATGAAGGTCATGGAAAGTTTGGTTCTCTCGCTCGAAACCGGATCCATGGCCCAACGAGTGCAAGCGGAATATTTAAAAGAATTGGCCAACCGGATCGAATCCGTCCAAACGAAAGCGTGA